A section of the Petrimonas sulfuriphila genome encodes:
- a CDS encoding GH92 family glycosyl hydrolase — translation MKKTVVLFYLISIANLIQAQIVWNIGEKDKNTAGFALVPDKYADFLKNDFGWEDKYFIIGWSNPKTDFPYVLPGTSDVWAGSLNGAGIRTQEINILFRMKETGSGTGYKLVVDVLDAHSKNPPLLKITVNGHVYKTVLPKGKSDASLTGDYSQITPNTIEIPLDDIIKTGSNTVQLKVIEGSWLILDDVRLEGPSSAKLETLNPFVYLRNVKVAGYQLNEKAQPLLIDVEHLKDLPELTVRLDGKTILKQRLEKGRYKLEAPMPAVKKEKLSVYEVLINGDLVEKDTVLRTPEHIVTPADYVDTHIGTAHSRWMIAPGPWMPFSMVKLSPDNENAGWQAGYDPSIESVGVFSHVHEWTMAGLGMLPVNGALKTKIGDQRQIEKDPEAYRSAIDKTTEKTPLGYYAVRLTDYDIEAELTSTTRCSFQRYTYPQDKDGRVMIDLKIPAEYRYNILDASVNQVNDYTVEGYSVQQTTKVWSADDNQDYTIYFTIEFDKPIKHFGTWINDTIFSDEKAVNALKPDKIGCFAEFDTKTNPVVQVRTGISFVDMEGSRRNLSEEVTKPFGWSFDAVRNNNQKTWNDILSRVNIETNDSREKTRFYTNMYRAFCRNTFSDVDGRWVDATEKIQRLKDPANEVALGCDAFWNTFWNLNQVWNLIAPEWSGRWVKSQLAMYDANGMLAKGPAGMEYIPVMVAEHEIPLMVSAYQMGIRDYDVQKMFSAIKKMQTVQPRKIGDGLAGNRDIEAYLKYKYVPSDLGRFSNSLEYSFDDWTVSQLAKALGKIDDYHYFADRGTWWKNTIDPETGYARLRKSDGSFEKDFDPFVTGVNEHYVEGNAWQLTFFVPQDVPELVKMIGKDRFLSRLSEGFRESEGWRYNAPGERYGDFPVVQGNQQSMHFAFLFNWAGEPWQTQKWSRSILERYYGYGAGDAYLGDEDQGQMSAWFIMAALGLFQTDGGCNINPVYEIASPLYEKATINLENRYGRGKQFVIKANGASRINKYVQSAKLNGKPLDSFKFPAADLLKGGMLELEMGDKPNYKWGLKK, via the coding sequence ATGAAAAAAACAGTTGTTTTATTTTATCTGATTTCAATTGCAAACCTCATCCAGGCTCAAATCGTCTGGAATATCGGGGAAAAAGATAAGAATACAGCCGGATTCGCATTGGTCCCGGACAAGTACGCCGACTTCCTGAAAAATGATTTCGGTTGGGAAGATAAATACTTCATCATAGGGTGGTCAAATCCGAAAACTGATTTTCCATACGTTCTTCCCGGGACATCAGATGTATGGGCCGGCTCTCTAAACGGTGCAGGTATTCGAACTCAGGAGATCAACATACTTTTCCGGATGAAAGAAACCGGATCAGGTACCGGTTATAAACTGGTGGTGGACGTCTTGGATGCTCACAGCAAAAACCCGCCTTTACTCAAAATAACCGTGAACGGCCATGTGTATAAAACCGTTTTACCCAAAGGGAAAAGCGATGCGTCGCTCACGGGTGATTACAGTCAAATCACTCCGAATACGATAGAAATACCGCTCGATGACATCATTAAAACGGGTTCAAATACGGTTCAATTAAAGGTAATCGAAGGTTCATGGCTGATTTTGGATGATGTTCGTCTGGAAGGACCGTCTTCGGCCAAACTGGAAACGTTAAACCCTTTCGTATATCTTCGAAACGTAAAAGTTGCCGGCTACCAGCTCAACGAAAAAGCCCAACCGTTATTGATCGATGTGGAACACCTGAAAGATTTGCCTGAACTTACCGTGAGATTAGACGGTAAAACAATCTTAAAGCAAAGGCTGGAAAAGGGGCGGTACAAACTCGAAGCACCCATGCCGGCAGTAAAAAAGGAAAAATTGAGTGTATACGAGGTTTTGATAAACGGAGATTTGGTTGAAAAAGATACGGTACTACGTACTCCGGAACATATTGTAACTCCAGCCGACTATGTGGACACACATATAGGGACAGCACACTCGAGATGGATGATCGCACCCGGCCCGTGGATGCCGTTCAGCATGGTGAAACTCAGTCCCGACAACGAGAATGCCGGTTGGCAGGCAGGTTACGATCCGTCCATAGAGAGTGTGGGCGTGTTCAGTCACGTTCACGAATGGACGATGGCGGGCCTGGGGATGTTGCCCGTAAACGGAGCGCTAAAAACGAAAATAGGCGATCAGAGACAAATCGAAAAAGATCCTGAAGCCTACCGTTCCGCAATCGATAAAACTACCGAAAAAACTCCGTTGGGGTACTATGCAGTCAGGCTGACCGATTACGACATTGAAGCTGAACTCACGTCCACCACCCGTTGCAGCTTTCAACGATATACCTATCCGCAGGACAAAGACGGCCGGGTGATGATTGACTTGAAGATCCCTGCCGAATACCGGTATAATATCCTGGATGCATCCGTCAACCAGGTAAACGACTACACCGTTGAAGGATACAGCGTCCAGCAAACCACAAAAGTATGGTCTGCCGATGACAATCAGGACTACACCATTTACTTCACCATTGAATTTGACAAACCGATCAAGCATTTTGGCACCTGGATAAACGATACGATTTTTAGCGATGAAAAAGCAGTAAACGCCTTAAAACCAGACAAGATAGGTTGCTTCGCTGAATTCGACACAAAAACAAACCCGGTCGTTCAGGTACGTACGGGAATCTCATTTGTGGATATGGAAGGTTCACGCCGGAACCTAAGCGAAGAGGTTACAAAACCATTCGGTTGGAGTTTTGATGCAGTACGCAATAACAACCAAAAAACCTGGAACGATATTTTGTCAAGAGTGAATATAGAAACAAACGATAGTCGTGAAAAAACCCGTTTCTATACTAACATGTACCGGGCATTTTGTCGCAATACATTCAGTGATGTGGACGGCAGATGGGTGGATGCCACCGAAAAAATACAGCGACTAAAAGACCCGGCAAATGAAGTAGCGTTGGGATGTGATGCTTTCTGGAACACGTTCTGGAACCTGAACCAGGTCTGGAACCTGATCGCTCCGGAATGGAGCGGCCGGTGGGTTAAATCCCAACTGGCCATGTACGATGCCAACGGCATGCTTGCCAAAGGCCCTGCAGGAATGGAATACATTCCGGTTATGGTTGCCGAACACGAGATTCCGTTGATGGTAAGCGCGTATCAGATGGGAATCCGCGATTACGATGTTCAGAAAATGTTTTCCGCTATAAAGAAAATGCAAACCGTCCAACCTCGGAAAATTGGTGACGGGCTTGCGGGAAACCGGGACATAGAGGCTTATCTAAAATACAAATACGTACCTTCCGATCTTGGCCGTTTCTCCAATTCGCTGGAGTATTCATTTGACGACTGGACGGTTTCCCAACTAGCCAAGGCTTTAGGGAAAATAGATGATTACCATTATTTTGCCGACCGCGGCACATGGTGGAAAAACACCATTGATCCTGAAACCGGGTATGCTCGCCTGCGAAAAAGTGACGGTTCTTTCGAGAAAGATTTCGATCCGTTTGTAACAGGTGTTAACGAACATTATGTGGAAGGAAATGCCTGGCAACTCACTTTTTTTGTTCCTCAGGATGTTCCTGAACTGGTAAAAATGATTGGTAAAGACCGTTTTCTGAGTCGGCTATCCGAAGGATTCAGGGAAAGTGAGGGGTGGCGATATAACGCTCCCGGCGAGCGTTACGGCGATTTTCCCGTAGTACAAGGTAACCAACAAAGCATGCATTTCGCTTTTCTGTTCAATTGGGCGGGCGAACCCTGGCAGACACAAAAATGGAGCCGTTCCATCTTGGAACGGTATTACGGCTATGGCGCCGGCGACGCTTACCTTGGTGATGAAGACCAGGGTCAGATGAGCGCCTGGTTTATCATGGCTGCACTGGGATTATTTCAGACCGATGGCGGATGCAACATAAATCCTGTTTACGAAATCGCCAGCCCTTTGTATGAAAAGGCTACCATCAATCTGGAAAATCGTTATGGACGAGGCAAACAATTTGTCATCAAGGCAAACGGTGCATCGCGCATCAACAAGTACGTGCAGTCGGCTAAGCTTAACGGCAAACCGCTAGATAGCTTCAAGTTTCCCGCCGCTGATTTGCTGAAAGGCGGAATGTTGGAGCTCGAAATGGGAGACAAGCCAAACTACAAGTGGGGACTAAAAAAATAA
- a CDS encoding ROK family protein, whose amino-acid sequence MFSNDPRTVLTLDAGGTNFVFTAIRGNKEITDPVILPSHPDNREVCLETIVNGFSTIKKKLDDLPVAISFAFPGPADYENGIIGDLPNFPAFRGGVALGPFLIKKFGLPVFINNDGNLFAYGEALAGALPEINAELKKAGSSKQYKNLLGITLGTGFGGGVVINNVLLSGDNGCGGDVWCSANKYNNGLVSEEGVSIRAVKRVYRELSGDDTELTPKEIYDIAESNRKGNRNAAIGTFEELGRVAGFTVAESLNIVDGIVVIGGGIAKAYKYILPAMVDEMNGTRSMLSGSVFPRLQMRVYNLMSDTEKKAFLMDESVWVSIPGSDKKMSHNTGKKTGVTVSSLGTSEAIALGAYAYALRMLD is encoded by the coding sequence ATGTTCAGTAACGATCCACGAACAGTTTTGACGTTGGATGCCGGCGGCACCAACTTTGTCTTTACGGCAATCCGCGGCAATAAGGAGATAACAGATCCTGTTATATTACCTTCTCATCCCGATAACCGGGAGGTTTGCCTGGAGACGATTGTTAACGGTTTCAGCACAATAAAAAAAAAGCTGGATGATCTGCCTGTTGCCATCAGCTTTGCATTTCCGGGCCCTGCGGATTACGAAAACGGGATAATAGGTGATTTGCCCAATTTCCCCGCATTTCGTGGCGGTGTGGCATTAGGCCCTTTCTTGATTAAGAAATTCGGGTTGCCTGTTTTTATCAACAACGATGGGAACCTTTTTGCTTATGGTGAAGCCCTCGCTGGAGCGTTGCCCGAAATAAACGCCGAGTTGAAAAAGGCCGGAAGCTCCAAGCAATATAAAAACCTGCTTGGAATTACCTTAGGAACAGGCTTTGGCGGCGGGGTGGTTATAAACAATGTATTGCTTTCGGGCGACAACGGTTGTGGGGGCGATGTATGGTGTTCCGCTAACAAATACAACAACGGCTTGGTATCGGAAGAAGGAGTCAGCATTCGTGCCGTTAAAAGAGTATATCGGGAACTGTCGGGAGATGATACTGAACTCACCCCCAAAGAGATATATGACATAGCGGAAAGCAACAGGAAGGGTAACAGGAACGCAGCTATCGGCACCTTCGAAGAGCTTGGCAGGGTAGCCGGATTCACCGTTGCCGAATCGCTCAACATTGTGGATGGTATTGTGGTAATAGGAGGAGGGATCGCCAAAGCATACAAATATATTTTGCCGGCAATGGTAGATGAAATGAACGGAACGCGCAGCATGCTAAGCGGTAGTGTCTTTCCACGTCTCCAGATGAGGGTATATAACCTTATGAGCGATACGGAAAAGAAAGCCTTTTTGATGGATGAGTCCGTTTGGGTCTCCATTCCCGGTTCAGATAAAAAAATGAGTCATAACACAGGTAAAAAGACAGGCGTAACCGTAAGTAGCTTAGGGACCAGCGAAGCCATTGCTTTAGGGGCTTATGCCTATGCCCTGAGGATGTTGGATTAA
- a CDS encoding MFS transporter gives MNTSKKSNVLAPIAAFFGFFIMGFVDIVGIATNYVKNDFNLSSGIAGTLPMMVFLWFAIFSIPTGILMGKAGRKKTVLLALATTCVAMIIPFLFYTFYTVLIAFILLGISNTILQVSLNPLVAAMFNKEKTASILTLGQFIKSVCSFFGPIVAGFTASRFGDWKLTFAVFAAISVISVFLLAFSKVEELGFKSTPATFSGALGLLKDKFIFFCFLSIFLIVGFDVGLNVSIPELLMRHAGLTLENAGYGNSVYFAAKTTGAFLGTFLLLKIKPMKYLLVSLFVALLSYLALMLIHEVWSLRVLIFMLGFAGANVFSIIFSFALQRFPSRSNEISALMIMGVVGGAVIPFVQGLINDSISFTAALSVIFASLLLILIFTFNLKKNVQ, from the coding sequence ATGAACACCTCAAAGAAATCTAATGTCCTTGCACCCATTGCCGCTTTTTTCGGATTTTTCATCATGGGGTTTGTAGACATAGTGGGTATCGCCACTAATTATGTCAAAAACGATTTCAATCTTTCGTCAGGGATCGCAGGGACACTGCCAATGATGGTATTCCTCTGGTTTGCCATCTTCTCCATTCCCACCGGAATTCTTATGGGAAAAGCAGGAAGAAAAAAAACAGTGCTGCTTGCGCTTGCAACAACCTGTGTGGCAATGATCATACCTTTTCTTTTTTACACGTTTTACACGGTACTGATTGCCTTCATTCTGCTGGGTATCAGCAACACTATTTTGCAAGTATCACTTAATCCGCTTGTAGCAGCCATGTTCAACAAGGAGAAGACAGCCAGTATCCTTACACTGGGACAGTTCATCAAATCTGTTTGTTCCTTTTTCGGCCCTATTGTTGCGGGATTTACAGCCAGCCGGTTTGGGGATTGGAAGCTAACGTTTGCAGTCTTTGCTGCAATCTCCGTGATTTCCGTATTCTTGCTTGCATTTTCCAAGGTAGAGGAGCTTGGGTTCAAAAGCACTCCTGCTACATTTAGCGGCGCATTGGGATTATTAAAAGATAAATTTATTTTCTTTTGTTTTTTATCTATTTTTTTAATCGTTGGATTTGATGTAGGATTAAATGTCTCTATTCCTGAACTTTTGATGAGACATGCAGGACTTACGCTCGAAAATGCCGGTTATGGGAACAGTGTCTATTTTGCTGCTAAAACAACTGGTGCTTTTTTGGGCACGTTCCTTCTGTTGAAAATAAAGCCGATGAAGTACCTGCTCGTTTCACTTTTTGTGGCGCTACTATCTTATTTAGCTCTAATGCTCATACACGAGGTGTGGAGTTTGAGGGTGTTGATTTTTATGCTGGGCTTTGCCGGTGCCAATGTTTTTTCCATTATTTTCTCTTTTGCATTACAACGGTTTCCCTCACGCTCAAACGAGATATCTGCCCTGATGATTATGGGAGTTGTGGGTGGTGCTGTTATCCCCTTTGTCCAGGGTCTGATAAATGACAGTATCAGCTTTACCGCCGCACTTTCCGTCATTTTTGCCTCTCTTTTACTTATCCTGATTTTCACCTTTAACCTGAAGAAAAATGTTCAGTAA
- a CDS encoding class I mannose-6-phosphate isomerase — protein sequence MNRKRKSNYDKRPAVAIGKGFILEGWKSISSFVSGKVEHAKLLTVDCYTGVYYDLLKSKLQEINNARLIDTLEIFKSENEINALTEQFLTEDILFGFYSNLSISDYFDEEKLRFARESIEQASGTVIVFGYGAQYVTTGDINIYADMPRWEIQQRMRRKEVNGLGVNNKEETFSLQYKRGLFNDWKALDKHKKTIYDTVDFWLDTVRNDGPKLIDKETFFKGMDKAASSPFRLVPFFDPAPWGGQWMKEVCDLDRSVSNFGWCFDCVPEENSLLLKINDIEFEMPSVNLVYTRSRELLGDPVEARFGKEFPIRFDLLDTIGGGNLSLQVHPTTEYARENFGLAYTQDESYYIMDTKEDTYVYLGLRNDINPDEMVTDLNKAQQDPFFVFDVDKYVNKVPVKKHDHFLIPGGTVHCSGKDTLVLEISSTPNLFTFKLWDWQRLGLDGKPRPINVDRGKKVIVWGRDTGFTYRELVNKVKILNDTGTVREEKTGLHKNEFIETRRHIFTEKATHYTNDSVNVLNLVEGDSVIVESLNGDFEPFVVHYAETFVVPARIKTYTVRPYGNSKGKECITIKASVRFNA from the coding sequence ATGAACCGGAAAAGAAAAAGCAATTACGATAAGCGTCCTGCTGTTGCAATCGGGAAAGGCTTTATACTTGAAGGGTGGAAAAGCATTTCCTCTTTCGTGAGCGGGAAGGTAGAACATGCGAAACTGCTGACGGTCGACTGCTATACAGGCGTTTACTATGACTTATTAAAATCTAAGCTACAAGAAATCAATAATGCACGGCTTATCGACACATTGGAGATCTTTAAATCCGAAAATGAAATTAACGCATTGACCGAGCAGTTTTTAACCGAAGACATTCTTTTTGGCTTCTATTCCAACCTTTCCATCAGCGATTATTTCGATGAAGAGAAACTCCGTTTTGCCAGGGAAAGTATTGAGCAGGCATCGGGTACTGTGATCGTCTTCGGATATGGGGCACAATATGTAACAACAGGCGACATCAACATTTACGCAGACATGCCCCGATGGGAGATCCAGCAACGGATGCGAAGAAAGGAAGTGAACGGCCTGGGTGTGAACAATAAAGAGGAAACTTTTTCTCTTCAATACAAACGCGGCCTTTTCAACGACTGGAAAGCACTGGACAAGCACAAAAAAACAATCTATGACACCGTTGATTTCTGGCTCGACACAGTCAGGAACGACGGGCCCAAACTAATTGACAAAGAGACTTTCTTCAAGGGAATGGACAAGGCGGCAAGTTCTCCTTTCCGGTTAGTACCTTTTTTCGATCCGGCACCATGGGGTGGACAATGGATGAAAGAAGTGTGTGATCTGGACCGTTCGGTGAGTAATTTTGGTTGGTGTTTCGACTGTGTACCCGAAGAAAACAGTTTATTGTTAAAAATTAACGACATTGAATTCGAGATGCCTTCGGTTAACCTGGTGTATACGAGAAGCAGGGAGTTGCTTGGAGACCCTGTCGAAGCCCGCTTTGGCAAAGAATTTCCTATCCGGTTCGACCTTTTGGATACCATAGGAGGTGGCAACCTCAGTTTGCAGGTACACCCAACGACCGAATACGCCCGGGAAAACTTCGGCTTGGCATATACACAGGATGAAAGTTATTACATTATGGATACCAAAGAGGATACTTACGTGTATCTGGGCCTTAGAAACGACATAAATCCCGATGAAATGGTGACCGATCTAAATAAAGCTCAGCAAGATCCTTTTTTTGTGTTTGATGTGGATAAATACGTGAATAAAGTTCCCGTAAAGAAACACGATCATTTCCTTATACCCGGAGGGACCGTACATTGTTCGGGAAAAGACACATTGGTACTCGAAATCAGCTCAACACCCAATCTTTTTACTTTTAAGCTCTGGGACTGGCAACGGTTGGGACTCGACGGAAAACCACGCCCGATAAACGTAGATCGGGGCAAAAAGGTTATCGTGTGGGGAAGAGATACCGGATTTACCTACCGTGAACTGGTGAATAAAGTGAAAATTCTGAACGATACCGGTACGGTACGCGAAGAGAAAACAGGCTTACATAAAAATGAGTTTATCGAAACCAGGAGGCATATATTCACGGAAAAAGCAACTCACTACACCAACGATTCGGTAAACGTACTAAACCTGGTAGAAGGCGATTCGGTGATTGTGGAGAGCTTAAACGGTGATTTTGAACCTTTCGTTGTCCATTATGCCGAGACCTTTGTTGTCCCCGCTCGAATAAAAACGTATACTGTTCGTCCTTACGGCAACTCCAAAGGGAAAGAATGTATTACCATCAAAGCATCGGTAAGATTTAATGCATAA
- a CDS encoding GntR family transcriptional regulator, which yields MNLKIDRSSPIPLHRQAEILLRDLITKEEYKEGKMLPNEVELSEQLRISRNTLRQSINTLVTEGLLIRKKGVGTRVAEKNLYSEATNWLSFSQEMKVLGVKIENFELHISKQAPTENARQFFEITNQVKVLRLERLRGKENFPFVYFHSEFNPKIRMDGTENFNRPLYEILENDYNIIVKTSREEIRASGANPFIAGKLEIEVGDPILIRKRFVSDINDLPIEYNIGWYRADSFSYKIESVRESRSFSSNF from the coding sequence ATGAATTTAAAAATAGACCGCAGCAGCCCCATTCCTTTACACAGGCAAGCCGAAATACTTCTTCGCGACTTAATAACGAAAGAAGAATACAAAGAGGGGAAAATGCTGCCAAACGAAGTAGAGCTGTCTGAACAATTAAGAATATCAAGAAACACATTAAGACAGTCGATCAATACCTTGGTTACGGAAGGTTTGTTGATACGAAAAAAAGGCGTAGGAACAAGGGTTGCCGAAAAGAATTTATACAGCGAAGCGACCAACTGGCTGAGTTTTTCACAAGAAATGAAAGTATTGGGAGTAAAAATTGAAAACTTCGAACTACACATCAGCAAACAGGCTCCCACTGAAAATGCCAGGCAGTTTTTTGAAATCACTAACCAGGTGAAGGTCCTGCGTTTAGAAAGATTGCGCGGCAAAGAAAATTTCCCTTTTGTCTATTTTCATTCGGAATTTAATCCTAAAATCAGAATGGATGGTACGGAGAACTTTAACCGGCCATTATACGAAATATTGGAAAATGATTATAATATTATCGTAAAAACATCAAGAGAAGAAATCCGGGCATCCGGTGCCAATCCATTCATTGCTGGAAAATTAGAAATTGAAGTCGGAGATCCAATCCTTATCCGTAAAAGATTTGTAAGCGACATAAACGATCTGCCAATAGAATACAATATCGGTTGGTACAGAGCCGATTCATTCAGTTATAAGATTGAAAGCGTCAGAGAGTCCAGATCTTTTTCTTCCAATTTTTAA
- the pdxH gene encoding pyridoxamine 5'-phosphate oxidase → MKKLFDFREEYKTGELNESGVKANPMEQFQLWLQAAIDSKIPEPNAMTIATCTANGKPSARVVLLKEINKSGFVFFTNYLSRKGRELLENPFAALVFDWHSIERQVRVEGRVERLPVHDSDTYFNERPREAQIGAWSSQQSKILNNREELEQRQVSFEEKFNNRKIFRPSNWGGFILLPATIEFWQGRPGRLHDRLVYLRTEEGWTLHRLAP, encoded by the coding sequence ATGAAAAAGCTGTTTGATTTCAGGGAAGAATATAAAACCGGAGAATTGAATGAATCGGGGGTGAAAGCAAACCCGATGGAACAATTTCAGTTGTGGCTGCAGGCGGCTATCGACTCGAAAATACCGGAACCAAACGCCATGACTATTGCAACATGTACCGCAAATGGAAAACCTTCCGCCAGGGTAGTGTTATTAAAAGAAATAAATAAAAGCGGGTTTGTCTTTTTCACCAATTATCTTAGCCGGAAAGGCAGGGAGTTACTCGAAAATCCATTTGCCGCACTTGTTTTCGACTGGCATTCCATCGAACGCCAGGTCCGCGTTGAAGGACGGGTAGAAAGACTTCCTGTTCATGACTCCGATACATATTTTAACGAGCGTCCCCGAGAAGCACAAATCGGTGCCTGGAGTTCACAGCAAAGTAAAATATTAAATAACCGTGAAGAGTTGGAACAACGTCAAGTCTCTTTCGAAGAAAAATTCAACAATCGTAAAATTTTCCGCCCGTCCAATTGGGGAGGATTTATTCTTCTCCCCGCAACTATCGAATTCTGGCAGGGACGTCCAGGACGATTGCACGACAGACTTGTTTATCTTAGGACAGAAGAAGGGTGGACGTTGCACAGACTGGCACCTTGA
- a CDS encoding ABC transporter ATP-binding protein, which yields MINVKQVHKSFGDLQVLKGIDLEVGKGEIVSIVGPSGAGKTTLLMIMGTLEKANSGKVMIDNNDLSKLSEKKLADFRNKNIGFVFQFHQLLPEFTALENVMIPALIGNMKQGAAEKKAKKLLAMMGLSERMEHKPAELSGGEKQRVAVARALINDPVVVFADEPSGSLDTDNKAELHSLFFELRSQLNQTFIIVTHDEQLASITDRTIHMMDGRIVEKISD from the coding sequence ATGATAAACGTTAAACAGGTACACAAGAGTTTTGGTGACCTTCAGGTGTTGAAGGGAATTGATTTGGAAGTGGGTAAAGGGGAGATCGTATCGATCGTGGGTCCCAGCGGTGCAGGAAAAACCACGCTGTTGATGATTATGGGCACACTTGAAAAGGCAAATTCCGGAAAGGTAATGATTGACAACAACGACCTGAGTAAACTCAGCGAGAAAAAACTTGCGGATTTTCGTAACAAGAATATCGGGTTTGTTTTTCAGTTCCATCAACTTCTGCCGGAATTTACGGCTTTGGAAAACGTTATGATACCCGCACTGATCGGTAACATGAAGCAGGGTGCGGCGGAGAAAAAAGCAAAAAAACTTTTGGCTATGATGGGGCTGAGTGAACGAATGGAACACAAGCCTGCTGAACTATCCGGAGGAGAAAAACAGCGTGTGGCAGTTGCCCGCGCACTGATAAACGATCCCGTAGTCGTTTTTGCCGATGAGCCTTCGGGAAGCCTTGATACCGATAATAAAGCCGAACTGCATTCATTGTTTTTTGAACTTCGCAGCCAGCTAAATCAAACGTTTATCATTGTAACACATGACGAACAACTGGCATCCATTACAGATCGAACCATTCATATGATGGATGGGAGAATTGTTGAAAAGATTTCAGATTAA